From Sander lucioperca isolate FBNREF2018 chromosome 14, SLUC_FBN_1.2, whole genome shotgun sequence, the proteins below share one genomic window:
- the bmp8a gene encoding bone morphogenetic protein 8A has product MDTEVSHSFSCLCSKMKQQHMSKGSSSSSVLQSRSTSRPHQPLLHPRTLLLLLLLGLSLWSQQAEGLVHSSFRRLSGREKKEMQKEILSILGLPGRPRPHPPLRPPSSAPLFMLDLYHAMSADGEDEGNEIIVNGPGMGKFGGAERLAQVSHAVLPTLSTHTPPLGTVVSEADTVMSFVNLVEQERDLLQPRPYWKEFRFDLTPLPQGETVTAAEFRIYKTLTMGQRANRTLHISVYEIQRETRHREPELVLLDMQSVPAGQEGWLAFDVTSASNHWLLHPRSNLGIRLYVETEEDRSLSAGWIGLVGRRGPRSKQPFMVTFFRESQVPCRPPRAVKPHPRKKKPKYDLPVPSIHNRSPANNGGQPCKKHELYVSFSDLGWKDWVLAPTGYSAYYCDGECFYPLGSCMNATNHALIQQVVHLLKPNEVPKACCAPTKLSPISVLFYDDNNNVILKKHRNMVVKTCGCL; this is encoded by the exons ATGGACACAGAAGTCTCCCACAGCTTCTCTTGTCTTTGCAGCAAAATGAAACAGCAGCACATGAGcaaaggcagcagcagcagcagcgtccTCCAGAGCAGATCCACCTCCAGACCCCACCAGCCTCTCCTCCACCCGAGGACcctgctcctgctgctcctgctcGGTCTCTCCCTGTGGAGCCAGCAGGCCGAGGGCCTGGTCCATTCCAGCTTCAGGCGGCTCAGCGGCCGCGAGAAGAAAGAGATGCAGAAGGAGATCTTGTCCATCTTGGGTCTGCCGGGGCGACCCAGACCCCACCCGCCGCTACGACCGCCCTCCTCCGCACCACTCTTCATGCTGGACCTGTACCACGCCATGTCAGCTGATGGGGAGGATGAAGGGAACGAAATTATTGTAAACGGACCCGGGATGGGGAAGTTTGGAGGGGCAGAAAGGTTGGCTCAGGTCAGCCATGCAGTCCTGCCGAccctcagcacacacacaccacctctGGGCACGGTGGTCAGCGAGGCCGACACAGTGATGAGCTTCGTCAACCTGG tggaGCAGGAGCGTGACCTCTTGCAGCCTCGTCCGTACTGGAAGGAGTTTCGTTTCGATCTGACACCTCTCCCTCAGGGTGAGACGGTGACGGCAGCAGAGTTTCGTATCTATAAGACCCTGACGATGGGCCAGAGGGCCAACCGAACACTGCACATCTCTGTCTACGAGATCCAGCGAGAGACCAGACACAG AGAGCCAGAGTTGGTGCTGCTGGACATGCAGTCGGTGCCTGCAGGACAGGAGGGCTGGCTGGCCTTCGACGTCACCTCGGCCTCTAACCACTGGCTCCTCCACCCCCGCAGCAACCTGGGCATACGTCTCTATGTGGAGACAGAAGAGG ACCGCTCCCTGTCTGCAGGCTGGATCGGGCTGGTCGGACGCAGGGGCCCTCGCTCCAAACAGCCCTTCATGGTGACCTTCTTCAGGGAGAGTCAGGTCCCGTGTCGGCCGCCACGAGCTGTCAAGCCACATCCCCGCAAGAAGAAACCCAAATACGACCTCCCAGTCCCCAGCATCCATA ATCGGAGTCCTGCAAACAATGGGGGTCAGCCCTGTAAAAAACATGAACTCTACGTCAGCTTCAGTGACCTGGGATGGAAG GACTGGGTTTTGGCCCCCACTGGATATTCAGCTTACTACTGTGATGGAGAGTGCTTTTATCCTCTGGGCTCCTGCATGAACGCCACTAACCATGCCCTCATCCAGCAAGTG gtcCACCTCCTGAAGCCTAATGAGGTTCCTAAGGCGTGTTGCGCCCCCACCAAGCTGAGCCCCATCTCTGTCCTCTTTTATGACGACAACAACAACGTCATCCTCAAAAAACACCGTAACATGGTGGTTAAGACCTGTGGGTGTCTATGA